The Sorangiineae bacterium MSr11367 genome window below encodes:
- a CDS encoding putative virulence factor has product MAQLDQQIADSITRLEEGASMALGASEDMVEAPLLRDLRLRAQKLKKAFGRPQCLGFFGPSQAGKSFLVGALLSHELGHLRVVSGERELDFLREINPAKGVESTGVVTRFSTLPGRPLTRGDFECQVLPLDVLLESLATGFLVECTAPPVDAERVARCLRDARVQAGPPAPALYATAWESVWHNLQKKYHDRHPYLNELRRQMQSLDAGWARTITTAPGWILVYSLLVGGPGYARTLEQLLRVLVQGLEVLGHASHVEVGLDHVRATQGATSIIDAGCLNSLGTAREPVRAFVPELGREVAIEPGILSAVIAELRLVLRPDARAAGGLLDGTDLLDFPGGRALKGINGFGPAELNVGRLEHAIEVYKRGKLTFLFEQYALDREITALVLCSPGPTKPEAVQLQSQVENWLRIRQSGAPLSPNEIKSPSLFVALTKFDMSLGALRSDNAKDRWESRVQEACVDFWAKSQSSWVYQWGKEAFSNMFWIRNPYADQMRTLGPGDADYETVKRGYFESRAVARHMADAEAKWAAVEGEENGLPKSGVSLLASRLRSKMAERVKDKELQDEAESIRAELVGLLRSMTPSKDETEQRERLAASAQALVTAVKHEMIRRSSGRAFGDFVRLVLASEEDIEDEVKTILAQVAPMSIKASDKVKKVLAHVLRWWANAAMTRVRESDVGVPAALADRYVREVCTSKKILPLLGTAVYPYFVRTTVDVGLVARILAVKIADSMVDLFAPRPRHTPALPVRLSWSEAVGDVESPAQIDWGSVDLDAEGEGGPGGDAEVVFAGSGHFAHWSGQLEGFYLGNAGGRTELAGDEPRVKLLSSVLATLINHDGNPSR; this is encoded by the coding sequence ATGGCACAACTAGATCAGCAAATTGCCGACAGCATCACGAGGCTGGAAGAGGGCGCATCCATGGCGCTGGGCGCCTCGGAAGACATGGTCGAGGCGCCGCTTTTGCGCGACTTGCGGCTTCGCGCGCAGAAGTTGAAGAAGGCCTTCGGCCGTCCGCAGTGCCTCGGGTTCTTCGGCCCCTCGCAGGCAGGAAAAAGCTTTCTCGTGGGGGCTCTGCTCTCGCACGAGCTGGGGCATCTCCGCGTCGTGTCGGGGGAGCGCGAGCTCGATTTTTTGCGCGAGATCAACCCAGCCAAGGGCGTCGAGTCCACCGGCGTGGTGACGCGCTTTTCGACCTTGCCCGGCCGTCCACTGACCCGCGGCGATTTCGAATGCCAGGTTCTGCCCCTGGACGTGCTGCTCGAGTCGTTGGCCACGGGCTTCCTCGTCGAGTGCACCGCACCGCCGGTCGATGCGGAGCGGGTCGCACGCTGCTTGCGCGATGCGCGCGTGCAAGCAGGGCCGCCGGCGCCCGCGCTCTATGCCACCGCCTGGGAAAGCGTCTGGCACAACCTTCAGAAAAAGTACCACGACCGTCACCCCTACTTGAACGAGCTGCGTCGTCAGATGCAGTCGCTGGATGCGGGCTGGGCGCGCACCATCACCACGGCGCCGGGGTGGATCCTCGTCTACTCGCTGCTGGTCGGCGGCCCCGGTTATGCGCGCACGCTCGAGCAGCTTCTGCGCGTGCTCGTGCAAGGGCTCGAGGTGCTGGGCCACGCTTCTCACGTCGAGGTGGGCCTCGACCACGTGCGCGCGACCCAAGGGGCGACGAGCATCATCGATGCAGGCTGCCTCAATTCGCTGGGAACGGCGCGTGAGCCGGTGCGGGCCTTCGTGCCCGAGCTCGGGCGGGAGGTGGCCATCGAACCGGGCATTCTCTCGGCGGTCATCGCCGAGCTGCGCCTCGTCCTGCGCCCGGACGCCCGGGCAGCAGGGGGCCTGCTCGACGGCACCGATCTCCTGGATTTTCCGGGTGGCCGCGCCCTCAAAGGCATCAATGGCTTCGGCCCCGCGGAGCTCAACGTCGGCCGGCTCGAGCACGCCATCGAAGTGTACAAGCGCGGCAAGCTGACCTTTCTCTTCGAACAATATGCCCTCGACCGCGAGATCACCGCGCTCGTTCTTTGTTCGCCCGGGCCGACCAAGCCGGAGGCGGTGCAACTTCAGTCGCAGGTCGAAAATTGGCTGCGCATCCGCCAATCCGGTGCACCGCTCTCGCCGAACGAGATCAAGAGCCCGAGCCTCTTCGTGGCGCTCACCAAGTTCGACATGAGCCTGGGCGCTCTGCGCAGCGACAACGCGAAAGACCGCTGGGAATCGCGCGTGCAGGAGGCGTGCGTCGACTTTTGGGCGAAGAGCCAGTCGTCGTGGGTCTACCAGTGGGGCAAAGAGGCTTTTTCGAACATGTTTTGGATCCGCAACCCGTACGCGGACCAAATGCGGACGCTCGGTCCCGGCGATGCCGACTACGAGACCGTGAAGCGCGGCTACTTCGAGTCGCGCGCGGTGGCGCGCCACATGGCCGATGCCGAAGCCAAGTGGGCGGCGGTGGAGGGCGAGGAAAACGGCTTGCCCAAGAGCGGTGTGTCGCTGTTGGCGAGCCGGTTGCGCTCGAAGATGGCGGAGCGCGTGAAGGATAAGGAGCTCCAGGACGAAGCCGAGAGCATCCGTGCGGAGCTCGTCGGGCTCCTGCGCTCGATGACCCCGTCCAAGGACGAAACCGAGCAGCGCGAGCGCCTTGCCGCGAGTGCCCAAGCCTTGGTGACGGCGGTGAAACACGAGATGATCCGGCGCTCGAGCGGACGCGCCTTCGGCGATTTCGTGCGGCTCGTCCTTGCGTCGGAGGAAGACATCGAGGACGAAGTGAAAACGATCCTCGCGCAGGTCGCGCCGATGTCGATCAAGGCGAGCGACAAGGTCAAGAAGGTGCTCGCGCACGTGCTGCGCTGGTGGGCCAACGCGGCGATGACCCGCGTGCGCGAATCGGACGTTGGCGTGCCGGCGGCGCTGGCCGATCGCTACGTGCGCGAGGTTTGCACGTCGAAGAAAATTCTTCCGCTTCTCGGCACCGCGGTTTACCCGTATTTCGTGCGCACCACGGTGGACGTCGGCTTGGTGGCGCGCATCCTCGCCGTGAAAATCGCCGATTCGATGGTCGACTTGTTCGCCCCGCGGCCGCGGCACACGCCCGCGCTGCCGGTGCGCCTCTCGTGGTCGGAGGCTGTGGGCGACGTGGAGAGCCCGGCCCAGATCGACTGGGGGAGCGTCGATCTCGATGCCGAAGGCGAGGGTGGGCCTGGCGGCGACGCCGAGGTCGTCTTTGCCGGTAGCGGCCACTTCGCCCATTGGTCCGGACAGCTCGAGGGCTTCTACCTCGGCAATGCCGGTGGTCGCACCGAGCTTGCCGGCGACGAGCCACGGGTCAAACTGCTCTCGTCCGTGCTTGCTACGTTGATC